The Lycium barbarum isolate Lr01 chromosome 12, ASM1917538v2, whole genome shotgun sequence genome includes a region encoding these proteins:
- the LOC132624606 gene encoding uncharacterized protein LOC132624606 yields the protein MAFYGYNGEAGECHWTPNFSVPYDYDAFPTHSSISYSSYGYSNSEQIELSTNYNYYYTNQMHPELSYSVHNSTEPIVIQYEKGANSLEIRTIISCSTKEQDDTVFEEYDPTPYGGGYDMAQTYGKPLLPSNEICYPPSIPEPNRLPLDGFDYGTIRSPYVNHGDKVEKPQDQSKEMDVKDEQKSLSGLQEKDILEKPIEQPQQDQDFVVGNGTIGGKTILEDDILEKPVEPPQQDQDILIGNGTIGEYGYDYGRQLQQIPYGSGLEAMDICECLFGYWPCIAKENQRRNCNHVNSAEDNRNELWECTAGYLFGNPYGYGGDGRDQRYGDSAYVNQNYYYQQQL from the coding sequence ATGGCTTTCTATGGGTACAATGGTGAGGCTGGTGAGTGCCACTGGACTCCTAATTTCAGTGTCCCTTATGATTATGATGCTTTTCCAACTCACTCTTCAATATCATATTCTTCCTATGGATATAGCAACTCAGAACAAATTGAGCTGAGTACTAATTACAATTACTACTACACTAATCAAATGCATCCAGAATTAAGTTACTCTGTTCACAACTCTACTGAGCCTATAGTTATCCAATATGAAAAGGGTGCTAATTCATTGGAGATAAGAACCATAATTTCTTGTTCAACCAAAGAACAGGATGACACTGTGTTTGAAGAATATGATCCAACCCCTTATGGTGGTGGCTATGACATGGCTCAAACTTATGGCAAACCCCTTCTTCCCTCCAATGAAATATGTTATCCTCCTTCGATTCCTGAACCTAATCGACTTCCCTTAGATGGTTTCGACTATGGAACAATTCGTTCACCCTATGTAAACCACGGCGATAAGGTAGAAAAACCTCAGGACCAAAGCAAGGAGATGGATGTCAAAGATGAGCAAAAATCTTTATCTGGTTTGCAAGAAAAAGACATTCTTGAAAAACCAATAGAACAGCCTCAACAAGATCAAGATTTTGTTGTTGGAAATGGGACTATAGGGGGAAAAACCATTCTTGAGGATGATATTCTTGAAAAACCAGTAGAACCTCCTCAACAAGATCAAGATATTCTAATTGGAAATGGGACTATAGGGGAATATGGATATGATTATGGGAGGCAATTGCAACAAATTCCTTATGGTTCAGGTTTGGAAGCTATGGATATATGTGAGTGCTTATTTGGTTACTGGCCCTGCATAGCTAAGGAAAATCAGAGAAGAAACTGTAACCATGTAAACAGTGCTGAAGATAACAGGAATGAACTCTGGGAATGTACTGCAGGTTATCTTTTTGGGAATCCCTATGGATATGGTGGTGATGGAAGAGATCAAAGATATGGGGATTCTGCTTATGTTAATCAAAACTACTACTATCAGCAACAACTTTAA
- the LOC132623819 gene encoding uncharacterized protein LOC132623819 isoform X2, which produces MANLNILFKLYTLVLSIFLFSFSISSTSIHDLLRSRGLPAGLFPKNAVKSYDLDENGHLQVYLDSPCVAKFETRVFFDSVVRANLSYGGLIGVEGLSQEELFLWLPVKDIIVYDPSSGLILFDIGLAHKQMSLSLFEEPPICSPRGLLMENKGRKESGFQIERYKKLPIGGI; this is translated from the exons ATGGCCAACCTAAACATCCTCTTCAAGTTATATACACTTGTTCTATCAATCTTCCTCTTCTCTTTCTCCATTTCCTCAACTTCAATCCATGACCTTCTTAGAAGTAGGGGACTTCCAGCTGGTCTATTCCCCAAAAATGCTGTAAAATCATATGATCTTGATGAAAATGGCCATCTTCAAGTCTACTTGGATAGTCCATGTGTTGCAAAATTTGAGACAAGGGTATTTTTTGATAGTGTTGTAAGAGCTAACCTTAGCTATGGTGGGCTAATTGGAGTTGAAGGTCTTTCTCAAGAAGAACTTTTTCTTTGGTTGCCAGTGAAAGACATCATAGTTTATGATCCTTCTTCTGGTCTCATCTTGTTTGACATTGGTCTTGCTCATAAGCAAATGTCCCTTTCTCTCTTTGAAGAGCCCCCTATTTGTAGTCCTCGAG GTTTGTTAATGGAGAATAAAGGAAGAAAGGAGTCTGGATTTCAGATTGAAAGATATAAAAAACTTccaatcggtggaatctga
- the LOC132623819 gene encoding uncharacterized protein LOC132623819 isoform X1 → MANLNILFKLYTLVLSIFLFSFSISSTSIHDLLRSRGLPAGLFPKNAVKSYDLDENGHLQVYLDSPCVAKFETRVFFDSVVRANLSYGGLIGVEGLSQEELFLWLPVKDIIVYDPSSGLILFDIGLAHKQMSLSLFEEPPICSPRGNAGLLMENKGRKESGFQIERYKKLPIGGI, encoded by the exons ATGGCCAACCTAAACATCCTCTTCAAGTTATATACACTTGTTCTATCAATCTTCCTCTTCTCTTTCTCCATTTCCTCAACTTCAATCCATGACCTTCTTAGAAGTAGGGGACTTCCAGCTGGTCTATTCCCCAAAAATGCTGTAAAATCATATGATCTTGATGAAAATGGCCATCTTCAAGTCTACTTGGATAGTCCATGTGTTGCAAAATTTGAGACAAGGGTATTTTTTGATAGTGTTGTAAGAGCTAACCTTAGCTATGGTGGGCTAATTGGAGTTGAAGGTCTTTCTCAAGAAGAACTTTTTCTTTGGTTGCCAGTGAAAGACATCATAGTTTATGATCCTTCTTCTGGTCTCATCTTGTTTGACATTGGTCTTGCTCATAAGCAAATGTCCCTTTCTCTCTTTGAAGAGCCCCCTATTTGTAGTCCTCGAG GAAATGCAGGTTTGTTAATGGAGAATAAAGGAAGAAAGGAGTCTGGATTTCAGATTGAAAGATATAAAAAACTTccaatcggtggaatctga